One Lacticaseibacillus rhamnosus genomic window carries:
- a CDS encoding GlsB/YeaQ/YmgE family stress response membrane protein, with product MMHLIWTLIIGAVIGCIGQLIVGRDMPLGWIGNIIGGLIGAWLGTALLGSWGPSLAGMALIPAIIGAIIVVFLVSLLLGTTRRKA from the coding sequence ATGATGCATTTAATTTGGACACTGATTATTGGTGCGGTGATTGGTTGTATTGGTCAGCTGATCGTCGGACGCGACATGCCACTTGGCTGGATCGGAAATATTATCGGTGGGCTTATCGGTGCATGGCTCGGCACGGCGTTACTTGGTAGCTGGGGACCATCACTGGCTGGTATGGCTTTGATTCCTGCCATTATCGGAGCTATCATCGTCGTCTTCCTTGTTTCCTTGTTGCTGGGCACGACTCGGCGCAAGGCATAG
- a CDS encoding Asp23/Gls24 family envelope stress response protein, producing MDAVAPPKPASVASHQETLMANSRLTFEDKVVEKIAAICAQNVDGILGMDGSVMDNLTETFSSGENLTKGISAEVGEKQVALDMDVFLEFDSNAQAIFKQLCEKISAQIERMTGLQLVELNMHVKDVLTKREWQKR from the coding sequence ATGGATGCAGTAGCACCGCCAAAACCAGCATCAGTTGCAAGCCATCAAGAAACACTGATGGCCAACAGTCGCTTAACATTTGAAGATAAGGTCGTCGAAAAGATTGCCGCAATTTGTGCACAAAATGTTGATGGCATTCTAGGGATGGATGGTTCGGTGATGGATAACCTGACTGAAACCTTCTCAAGTGGCGAGAACCTGACCAAAGGCATTTCCGCTGAAGTCGGTGAAAAACAAGTGGCCCTTGATATGGATGTTTTCCTAGAATTCGACAGCAACGCACAAGCCATTTTCAAACAATTGTGTGAGAAAATCAGCGCACAAATTGAACGAATGACCGGGTTGCAGTTAGTCGAATTAAACATGCATGTCAAAGATGTTTTGACGAAGCGGGAATGGCAAAAACGCTAA
- a CDS encoding sulfite exporter TauE/SafE family protein, translating to MEQMLLLMGTGLLGGILGAVLGIGGGMIITPILTMLMGLPIQYAIGASIVSVIATSSGATIAYLKDEMLNLRVAMFLEIATTVGAVIGAVITGLVNGKVLYILFGALLIFSAFNMIRKLRMKDDGVRQTTPDAMATKLRLNGTYFDKATGKEVNYTVTNVPGGFAMMFGAGIASGLLGIGSGAFKVIAMDTIMHMPLKPSSATSNLMMGVTAAASATVYYFGGQLQPQIAAPLAIGILVGATVGSRVMQVLPNKVLRLIFIPVIGYMGIQMALKGFGVNI from the coding sequence ATGGAGCAGATGTTGTTGTTAATGGGTACCGGGTTGCTAGGCGGTATTCTGGGAGCCGTGCTAGGAATCGGCGGCGGGATGATTATTACCCCGATTTTGACAATGTTAATGGGATTACCGATTCAATATGCGATTGGTGCCAGCATTGTCTCGGTCATTGCGACCAGTTCGGGTGCCACTATTGCTTATCTAAAAGATGAAATGCTGAATTTACGGGTAGCCATGTTTTTGGAAATTGCGACAACGGTTGGGGCCGTCATTGGTGCGGTTATCACTGGCCTGGTGAATGGCAAGGTATTGTATATCTTATTTGGCGCATTGTTGATATTTTCTGCCTTCAACATGATTCGCAAGTTGCGGATGAAAGACGATGGTGTGCGCCAAACAACCCCTGATGCGATGGCCACAAAATTACGCCTGAATGGGACGTATTTTGACAAGGCAACTGGAAAAGAAGTTAATTATACGGTAACGAATGTGCCAGGCGGCTTTGCGATGATGTTTGGTGCCGGGATTGCATCAGGGCTACTGGGTATCGGAAGTGGCGCTTTTAAAGTGATTGCCATGGATACGATTATGCATATGCCGTTGAAGCCATCGAGTGCAACCAGTAACCTCATGATGGGAGTTACGGCGGCCGCCAGTGCAACAGTTTATTATTTTGGCGGTCAGCTTCAGCCACAAATTGCCGCCCCGCTTGCCATCGGAATTCTCGTCGGGGCAACGGTGGGCTCGCGGGTGATGCAGGTTCTGCCAAATAAAGTCTTGCGGCTGATTTTCATTCCGGTGATTGGGTATATGGGCATTCAGATGGCACTTAAGGGATTTGGGGTGAATATCTGA
- a CDS encoding DUF1634 domain-containing protein, which produces MDKKLKTEIDDVEIMIGKVMQIGVILAAVVIIFGLILLLVSGSTGYPAGVHPTRIGAIISGTVALKPYAILMTGIFLLILTPVLRVVVSIYAFAVEHDHLYVWITTAVLIILLGAMTIGYLGNR; this is translated from the coding sequence ATGGATAAGAAACTCAAAACCGAAATCGATGATGTTGAAATCATGATTGGTAAAGTGATGCAGATTGGGGTCATTTTGGCGGCAGTTGTGATTATTTTTGGCTTGATACTCTTGTTGGTCAGCGGATCGACCGGTTATCCGGCCGGTGTTCATCCGACGCGAATTGGTGCGATTATAAGCGGCACGGTGGCACTGAAACCTTACGCTATCCTGATGACGGGGATCTTTTTGCTGATTCTGACGCCGGTTTTGCGCGTCGTGGTATCAATCTATGCGTTTGCGGTTGAACACGATCACTTGTACGTGTGGATTACCACCGCCGTTTTGATTATCCTGCTCGGCGCCATGACGATTGGGTATCTGGGCAACCGTTAA
- a CDS encoding DUF969 domain-containing protein, giving the protein MEYLKLLGIVIIVVGFALKWDTTAVVVLAAIVTAVFSGMSIPDLLTTLGQSFVDNRMVSLFFLTLPMIGLVESHGLKEVAVNGIQKLKKLTPSRILNLYLVIRELGGVFGISLSGQVQFVRPLITPMVTAAAEAKRKLTDKEIDLIKARSAATDNFGNFFAQNLFVATAGVLLIASTMKSLKHPVEPMQVVLASIPIAIITLVVVAVYNRWFDRQFEETPRKGGKK; this is encoded by the coding sequence ATGGAATATTTGAAGCTACTCGGCATTGTCATCATTGTTGTTGGCTTTGCCTTGAAATGGGATACCACCGCGGTTGTTGTGCTAGCTGCGATTGTGACAGCCGTGTTTTCTGGTATGAGCATTCCGGATTTGTTGACGACACTGGGACAAAGTTTTGTGGATAATCGGATGGTGTCGTTGTTTTTCCTGACCTTACCGATGATCGGATTGGTTGAGAGTCATGGTTTGAAAGAAGTGGCCGTTAATGGGATTCAGAAACTGAAGAAATTAACGCCAAGCCGAATTTTGAATCTTTACTTGGTCATTCGTGAATTAGGCGGCGTCTTTGGGATTTCCTTGTCCGGCCAGGTTCAATTTGTGCGGCCGCTGATTACGCCGATGGTCACTGCCGCGGCAGAAGCGAAACGTAAGCTGACGGATAAAGAAATCGACTTGATTAAAGCCCGATCTGCCGCCACGGATAATTTCGGAAACTTTTTTGCTCAAAACTTATTTGTCGCAACCGCTGGCGTTTTGTTGATTGCGAGCACGATGAAGAGTCTCAAGCATCCGGTAGAGCCGATGCAGGTGGTGCTGGCATCAATTCCGATCGCGATTATCACCTTGGTTGTAGTGGCGGTTTATAATCGCTGGTTTGATCGACAATTTGAAGAGACGCCGCGTAAAGGAGGCAAAAAGTGA
- a CDS encoding flavodoxin domain-containing protein encodes MKAIILYASITGNAKGMARIEQQFFEHYGWDVTLGEMIQTDPATIKDFDVLVLATYTWTGGVIPEETQDFYDDLSKLDFSAKPLVFGVLGTGDPYYGKDYNTAPEKFEAVLKASGAVQGATAVKIALNVKQEEMPQFATFTQSLIKKTEALQNKK; translated from the coding sequence ATGAAGGCGATTATTTTATATGCATCAATCACAGGCAACGCGAAAGGAATGGCTCGGATTGAGCAGCAGTTCTTTGAGCATTATGGTTGGGATGTCACGCTTGGCGAAATGATTCAGACTGATCCGGCAACGATTAAAGACTTTGACGTGTTGGTGCTGGCAACTTATACCTGGACTGGCGGCGTGATCCCTGAAGAGACCCAAGACTTTTATGATGACTTAAGTAAGCTGGATTTTTCGGCTAAGCCATTGGTATTTGGAGTGCTGGGTACGGGTGATCCGTATTATGGCAAGGATTATAATACCGCTCCGGAAAAATTTGAAGCCGTTTTGAAAGCTAGCGGTGCAGTTCAAGGCGCAACCGCGGTCAAGATTGCTTTAAACGTTAAACAAGAAGAGATGCCTCAGTTTGCGACATTTACCCAAAGTCTGATCAAAAAAACCGAAGCGCTGCAAAACAAGAAGTGA
- the pcp gene encoding pyroglutamyl-peptidase I, with product MKILVTGFDPFGDDKINPAIEAVKRLPDEIGGAKIVKLEIPTKFNVSAEVVHDAIVKEKPDYVLSIGQAGGRYELTPERVAINLDDGRIKDNAGYQPLNHTIHEDGENAYFTQLPIKAMAKAIREAGVPAAVSNTAGTYVCNHIFYQVQYMRDKEFPTIKAGFMHIPFLPEQVVARPETPALSLEDDVKGITAAIAAIVAHDGKDDLETVEGKNH from the coding sequence ATGAAGATTCTTGTGACAGGGTTTGATCCTTTTGGTGACGACAAGATTAATCCGGCGATTGAAGCGGTTAAACGTTTGCCAGATGAAATCGGCGGGGCCAAAATTGTGAAGTTAGAAATTCCCACTAAATTCAATGTTTCGGCAGAAGTGGTGCATGATGCGATTGTTAAAGAAAAGCCTGATTACGTTCTGAGTATTGGTCAGGCTGGCGGACGTTATGAACTGACGCCGGAGCGAGTGGCCATTAACTTGGATGACGGCCGCATTAAAGATAACGCTGGCTATCAGCCGTTAAACCATACGATCCATGAAGACGGCGAAAACGCCTATTTTACGCAATTACCAATTAAAGCGATGGCTAAAGCGATCAGAGAAGCCGGTGTTCCCGCGGCGGTTTCAAATACAGCCGGCACCTATGTTTGCAACCATATTTTCTATCAAGTGCAGTACATGCGCGATAAGGAATTTCCGACGATTAAAGCGGGCTTCATGCACATCCCGTTCTTACCTGAACAAGTTGTTGCACGGCCAGAGACACCGGCATTGTCGCTTGAAGATGACGTTAAAGGCATTACCGCAGCCATTGCCGCCATCGTCGCACACGATGGCAAAGACGACCTTGAAACCGTTGAAGGCAAAAATCATTAA
- a CDS encoding type 1 glutamine amidotransferase, which produces MADTIKIAYLYEDLMNTYGDSGDVKILRYLLNQQGYQVQVDNISLGDDFNADDYDFIFFGGGQDYEQTVVAKDLLRYAQTLGRYIENGKPMLAICGGYQLLGDYYKTSEGTVIKGLGILPLHTVFKPDSRMIGDTKYETEFGTVKAFENHSGRTYFDDKNKLKPLGKMIEGYGNNPEDGVEGMRYKNTIGSYSHGPVLKNQNIAKAIAKMIVANHKKRIGQPVQ; this is translated from the coding sequence ATGGCTGATACGATCAAAATCGCTTATTTGTATGAGGATCTCATGAACACTTATGGCGACAGCGGGGATGTTAAAATTCTGCGTTACTTGCTGAATCAACAAGGCTATCAAGTACAAGTCGATAACATCAGTCTTGGTGACGACTTCAATGCCGATGACTACGACTTCATTTTCTTTGGCGGCGGTCAGGATTATGAACAAACCGTTGTCGCCAAGGATTTACTGCGCTATGCCCAAACCTTGGGCCGCTACATCGAAAATGGTAAACCGATGCTGGCTATCTGTGGCGGCTACCAGCTACTCGGTGACTATTACAAGACTAGTGAAGGAACGGTCATTAAAGGGCTCGGTATTTTGCCGCTGCATACTGTTTTCAAACCGGACAGTCGTATGATCGGCGACACCAAATACGAAACCGAGTTCGGTACCGTCAAGGCATTTGAAAACCATAGCGGGCGAACTTATTTTGACGACAAAAATAAGCTAAAACCTCTAGGAAAGATGATCGAAGGCTACGGTAACAATCCGGAAGACGGTGTTGAAGGCATGCGCTATAAGAATACGATCGGCAGTTACTCACACGGTCCAGTCCTTAAGAACCAAAACATCGCCAAAGCCATTGCCAAAATGATTGTGGCAAATCACAAAAAGCGTATCGGCCAGCCGGTACAGTGA
- a CDS encoding LBP_cg2779 family protein: protein MAEKDQISAFSREIIDFQRKNHLTDTEMALNSHVSVEHIHNIKSMREMPDSSVVATLKDYMEHKPSGK, encoded by the coding sequence TTGGCTGAAAAAGATCAAATCAGTGCATTTTCACGGGAAATTATCGACTTCCAGCGTAAAAATCATCTAACGGACACAGAGATGGCGCTTAACAGCCATGTATCAGTTGAACATATTCACAATATTAAATCCATGCGTGAGATGCCGGATTCTTCCGTCGTTGCCACGCTGAAGGACTACATGGAACACAAGCCAAGTGGTAAGTAA
- the rsmG gene encoding 16S rRNA (guanine(527)-N(7))-methyltransferase RsmG encodes MDPTAFVHALADHGIVLNDHQQDQFAAYYQYLISENEKMNLTGITAEGDVYLKHFYDSLTLGLVVPKLQSQPLSLCDVGAGAGFPSIPLKIAFPQLKITIVDSLQKRIGFLERLTARLELTDVQLFHDRAETFGAKKSPHRGQYDLVTARAVAALNVLAELCLPLAKQHGQFVAMKAAATPEELIAAKPAINLLGGKLVQDAALTLPETGDTRHLLVIEKVKPTPNKYPRKPGMPNKQPLGGA; translated from the coding sequence ATGGATCCAACAGCTTTTGTCCACGCCTTGGCTGATCACGGTATCGTGTTGAATGACCACCAACAGGATCAGTTTGCGGCTTACTATCAGTATCTGATCAGTGAGAACGAGAAAATGAATCTGACTGGTATCACTGCTGAAGGGGACGTCTACCTCAAGCACTTTTATGATTCCCTAACATTAGGCTTGGTGGTGCCAAAATTGCAAAGCCAGCCATTGTCGCTGTGTGATGTTGGCGCCGGGGCGGGTTTTCCATCAATCCCCTTAAAAATTGCGTTTCCTCAGTTGAAGATCACCATTGTCGATTCGCTGCAGAAGCGGATTGGCTTTTTGGAACGTTTAACGGCGCGGTTAGAGTTGACCGATGTGCAGCTCTTTCATGATCGGGCCGAGACTTTTGGTGCCAAAAAATCGCCGCACCGTGGCCAGTATGATCTGGTGACAGCACGCGCGGTGGCGGCGCTGAACGTCTTAGCAGAACTCTGTTTACCACTCGCCAAGCAGCACGGGCAGTTTGTAGCGATGAAGGCCGCCGCAACTCCTGAAGAATTAATAGCGGCCAAACCGGCAATCAACCTACTTGGCGGTAAACTCGTTCAGGATGCAGCGCTGACCTTGCCGGAAACCGGGGATACGCGCCATTTGTTAGTGATTGAAAAAGTTAAACCGACACCGAATAAATATCCCCGGAAACCGGGAATGCCGAATAAACAACCATTGGGAGGTGCATAG
- a CDS encoding 2-hydroxyacid dehydrogenase family protein has protein sequence MAQVYISATLPKSANNALKRAGVDFEAYRGKGLITEAELQAHLSDAKVLITALSTPVSAATLAKAPHLKLIANYGAGFNNIDITAAKAHGVLVTNTPKVSTTSTAEVTLALMLAVLHRVTEGDRLMRGPGFSGWAPTFFLGHELAGKTVGIIGMGQIGQAVAKRVHAFDANILYTQHHQLPSEKEQSLGATFTDQATLLQQSDLVTLHLPLVPATHHLLDAQALATMKPSAYLINAARGPLIDEAALLEQLTAHRLAGAALDVYEAEPHVSSELKALDNVVLTPHIGNATVEARDAMAKIVTDNTLAILSGKQPRYIVND, from the coding sequence ATGGCACAAGTTTATATTTCTGCAACCTTACCGAAATCGGCCAACAACGCTTTGAAACGTGCAGGCGTGGACTTTGAAGCCTATCGCGGTAAGGGCTTGATTACCGAAGCCGAGCTCCAGGCACATTTAAGCGATGCAAAAGTGCTTATCACCGCGCTATCGACTCCGGTAAGCGCCGCAACATTGGCAAAAGCGCCTCATTTGAAATTAATCGCAAATTACGGCGCTGGTTTCAATAATATCGACATCACTGCTGCTAAAGCGCATGGTGTCCTCGTGACCAACACCCCCAAAGTATCAACCACGTCAACTGCCGAGGTGACGCTAGCTTTAATGCTCGCCGTTTTACATCGCGTCACAGAAGGCGATCGGCTCATGCGCGGTCCCGGGTTCTCCGGCTGGGCGCCAACCTTCTTCTTAGGCCATGAACTCGCCGGCAAAACCGTGGGCATTATCGGTATGGGGCAGATCGGCCAAGCAGTTGCCAAACGTGTCCATGCTTTTGATGCGAACATCCTTTACACGCAGCATCATCAACTGCCATCGGAAAAAGAGCAAAGCCTAGGTGCCACCTTTACGGATCAGGCGACACTCTTGCAACAAAGCGATCTTGTCACCCTTCACCTGCCACTAGTCCCGGCTACCCACCATTTGTTGGATGCTCAGGCACTGGCAACCATGAAACCGAGCGCTTATCTGATCAACGCCGCACGCGGTCCCTTGATCGATGAAGCTGCCTTACTTGAACAACTCACGGCGCATCGCCTCGCTGGTGCTGCGCTGGATGTCTACGAAGCCGAACCCCACGTTAGCTCAGAACTAAAGGCCCTTGATAATGTGGTTTTGACCCCGCATATCGGGAACGCAACAGTCGAGGCGCGTGATGCCATGGCAAAAATTGTCACGGACAACACTTTGGCGATTTTGTCAGGCAAACAGCCACGCTATATTGTCAACGACTAA
- a CDS encoding Asp23/Gls24 family envelope stress response protein — translation MDNKKPNGINKELKFDDAVIAKIVGITCNEVEGVYSLEGGMMANLTDMFSKDEDPTKGVNVDLSDNQDVSVTLDATVRYGENVPEIFNKVTMAIAKNVRQMTGLNVTEVKMTVKNMLTKEEIARNEAKNSDKNSDKELQPA, via the coding sequence ATGGACAACAAGAAACCCAACGGAATCAATAAGGAATTGAAGTTCGATGATGCTGTGATCGCAAAAATCGTCGGGATTACCTGCAATGAAGTCGAAGGTGTTTATTCGCTTGAAGGCGGCATGATGGCTAATCTTACGGATATGTTCAGCAAGGATGAAGACCCAACCAAAGGCGTTAACGTTGATTTGAGCGATAACCAGGACGTTTCAGTCACACTTGATGCAACGGTGCGCTATGGTGAGAATGTGCCGGAAATCTTCAACAAAGTCACCATGGCAATTGCCAAAAACGTTCGCCAGATGACCGGTCTGAATGTGACAGAAGTGAAAATGACCGTCAAGAACATGCTGACAAAAGAAGAAATTGCCCGCAATGAAGCTAAAAACAGCGACAAGAACAGTGACAAAGAATTACAGCCGGCTTAA
- a CDS encoding pyridoxamine 5'-phosphate oxidase family protein encodes MATLTQDMKDMIGAQLNYLATADENGNPQVGPKGTMRVLDDHHLIYNEETGKQAWHNLQYSKKAAVATVDYKALKGFRFEGTVEFHNDDQIFEDAQAFAKERHLPAAISAVVINVDRIYKLDAGPSAGDLIEG; translated from the coding sequence ATGGCAACTTTAACGCAAGATATGAAAGATATGATCGGTGCACAGCTGAATTACTTGGCGACGGCTGATGAAAATGGTAATCCGCAAGTCGGCCCTAAAGGTACCATGCGGGTTTTGGATGATCACCACTTGATCTATAACGAAGAAACCGGCAAACAGGCTTGGCATAACTTGCAGTATTCAAAGAAAGCAGCCGTAGCAACGGTTGATTACAAAGCTTTGAAGGGCTTCCGGTTTGAAGGCACCGTTGAATTTCATAACGATGATCAAATCTTTGAAGACGCGCAGGCTTTTGCTAAGGAGCGTCATTTGCCTGCAGCTATCAGTGCGGTTGTTATCAATGTCGATCGCATCTATAAGCTGGATGCCGGTCCAAGTGCCGGTGATCTGATCGAAGGCTAA
- a CDS encoding NADPH-dependent F420 reductase gives MSIGIIGSGNVGRALGQLFSHVGEQVILSHRHGVASLAPVIAEMRSTVEAGTVAEAANQDIVVLAVPFNALDELPAQVKADAVVIDATNYFPSRDGERSELTSHQIASSQLVAQHFGTKKVVKAFNTIAMTKIRSLAKPNQPAGRIAIPIAGDDAAAKKTVTALIEKIGFDVVDLGDLANSYPAQADGPLFLFTGDADQVRAQANK, from the coding sequence ATGAGTATCGGAATTATTGGATCAGGTAATGTTGGACGTGCGTTGGGACAGCTTTTTAGTCATGTTGGCGAGCAAGTTATTTTGTCGCATCGACATGGGGTGGCATCACTGGCTCCGGTGATTGCGGAGATGCGATCAACAGTTGAAGCGGGTACAGTTGCCGAGGCGGCCAATCAGGATATTGTCGTTTTGGCGGTACCGTTCAATGCGTTAGACGAGTTGCCGGCGCAAGTGAAAGCTGATGCCGTGGTGATTGATGCTACAAATTATTTTCCTAGCCGTGACGGCGAACGATCCGAATTGACGAGCCACCAAATCGCTTCATCGCAACTTGTGGCGCAACACTTTGGGACTAAGAAAGTCGTCAAGGCGTTCAATACGATTGCGATGACGAAAATTCGCAGTCTGGCTAAACCGAATCAACCAGCCGGGCGGATTGCGATCCCTATTGCCGGGGATGATGCAGCGGCGAAAAAGACAGTCACTGCATTGATTGAAAAGATCGGGTTTGATGTTGTTGATCTTGGTGATTTGGCTAATAGCTATCCGGCTCAAGCAGATGGCCCGTTATTCCTGTTCACCGGTGATGCTGATCAAGTTCGGGCGCAGGCAAATAAGTGA
- the amaP gene encoding alkaline shock response membrane anchor protein AmaP — protein sequence MKPITKVLFGIVAICGLLQSIGFGLLLWPNREFTRFYVQQAGWLRPVMIGLTGLVILAFAIMLLVAIFRRSTANALILAGDDGDLTLDKSAIENTVAKAIVDRHFAKSVDVDVSIRKKQVARMRIEAFSGNVKELKQEAQRIEETARQKLQACLGVPVKHVRVHLLPATKVKAKTARVI from the coding sequence ATGAAACCGATCACGAAAGTATTGTTCGGTATTGTTGCGATTTGCGGCTTACTTCAGAGTATTGGCTTTGGCCTGTTGCTGTGGCCCAATCGCGAATTTACGCGCTTTTACGTACAGCAGGCCGGTTGGTTACGTCCTGTCATGATTGGACTAACCGGGCTTGTGATTCTGGCTTTTGCCATCATGCTGCTTGTCGCTATCTTCCGCCGCTCCACCGCCAATGCTTTGATTCTAGCCGGTGACGATGGTGATCTGACACTTGATAAAAGTGCCATCGAAAATACGGTAGCCAAAGCGATTGTCGACCGGCATTTTGCCAAGTCGGTGGATGTTGATGTCAGCATCCGCAAGAAGCAAGTGGCGCGGATGCGAATTGAGGCCTTTTCCGGAAACGTCAAGGAACTAAAACAAGAGGCGCAGCGTATCGAAGAAACTGCACGCCAGAAGTTGCAAGCGTGTCTCGGCGTTCCGGTCAAACATGTCCGGGTACATTTACTTCCAGCAACGAAAGTAAAAGCCAAGACTGCGCGGGTCATTTAG
- a CDS encoding HAD family hydrolase yields MDITFDCYGTLLDTRPIRTQFMTFSARHGIDGQAAWHQFESWEDRLMYGETTLPFTTLLKRDLQYLDMTFRTNSLFSHYFHDLFESYINLQPWPEVIPALQQLRQAGHRIIIMSNSTPDLMTHHFDQLEHQVDQAILPEQTHCYKPTLSFFTTAETRLNQPHLHVAMGYWWDIVPCHKLGWPCVWINRQQLSPLPDITPTYSLPNLTELPALVEKIAS; encoded by the coding sequence ATGGATATTACATTTGACTGCTATGGTACTTTGCTAGACACCCGCCCCATTCGAACCCAGTTTATGACCTTCAGTGCTCGTCATGGTATTGACGGTCAGGCTGCATGGCACCAATTCGAATCGTGGGAGGATCGCCTCATGTATGGCGAGACCACCTTGCCTTTCACCACCTTATTGAAGCGCGATCTGCAATATCTTGATATGACTTTTCGCACCAATTCACTATTTAGCCATTATTTTCATGATTTATTTGAGTCCTATATTAACTTACAACCATGGCCAGAAGTCATCCCCGCTTTGCAGCAATTGCGCCAAGCCGGTCATCGAATCATCATCATGTCCAATTCCACCCCGGATTTAATGACCCACCACTTTGACCAGCTGGAGCACCAAGTTGATCAAGCCATTTTACCGGAGCAAACGCATTGTTATAAACCAACTTTGTCCTTTTTTACCACGGCCGAAACCCGACTCAACCAACCCCATCTCCACGTGGCAATGGGGTATTGGTGGGATATCGTACCCTGTCATAAACTCGGCTGGCCTTGCGTATGGATTAATCGCCAGCAATTATCACCACTACCAGACATAACGCCGACTTATTCCCTGCCAAATCTGACAGAACTACCCGCGTTGGTCGAAAAAATTGCTTCTTGA
- a CDS encoding DUF979 domain-containing protein translates to MVDTLLLILYALIGVVMAIAGIEAFRAKDNPARIGTGLFWIIMAIVFAFGTLLPAMVVGILVVIIGILALFKQIQIGKIKPVDGAHAAQAAKRLGGWVFVPSVVLAIVSIAVAQFTKLGGQVGIGIGAAVSLIVAIIMTKAPVKMVYNDTQRMVRSVGAAGILPQLLATLGAVFTAAGVGTLTAKLIAGLFPAGSHLGGVILYCVAMALFTIIMGNAFAAFAVITAAIGIPFVIAQGANPAIVAAIGMTSGYCGTLLTPMAANFNSLPVALLEMEDPLGVIKQQAPIAILLLVIQIGLMYFLAF, encoded by the coding sequence ATGGTCGACACGTTACTGCTCATTCTTTATGCACTCATCGGCGTTGTCATGGCGATTGCCGGGATTGAAGCCTTTCGGGCAAAAGACAATCCGGCTCGAATCGGAACCGGCCTGTTTTGGATCATCATGGCAATTGTTTTTGCGTTCGGGACGCTATTACCGGCAATGGTCGTTGGTATTTTGGTCGTTATTATCGGTATTTTGGCCTTATTCAAGCAGATTCAAATCGGCAAGATCAAGCCGGTTGATGGTGCGCATGCGGCTCAGGCAGCCAAACGACTTGGCGGCTGGGTGTTTGTTCCAAGTGTTGTACTGGCGATCGTTTCAATTGCCGTTGCCCAGTTTACCAAGTTAGGCGGGCAGGTCGGGATCGGCATTGGCGCGGCGGTCTCATTGATTGTGGCGATCATCATGACCAAGGCCCCCGTCAAAATGGTTTATAATGATACCCAACGGATGGTACGATCAGTCGGTGCAGCCGGTATTTTACCGCAGTTGTTGGCAACATTAGGCGCCGTTTTCACAGCTGCAGGGGTTGGCACTTTAACGGCTAAGTTGATTGCAGGTCTATTTCCGGCAGGCAGTCATCTTGGCGGGGTTATTTTGTACTGTGTGGCGATGGCATTATTCACGATCATCATGGGTAATGCGTTTGCTGCCTTTGCCGTCATTACGGCGGCGATCGGGATTCCATTTGTGATTGCCCAAGGTGCTAATCCTGCGATCGTTGCGGCCATTGGGATGACTTCCGGTTATTGCGGCACCTTATTGACACCTATGGCAGCGAATTTCAATAGTTTACCGGTTGCGTTGCTGGAAATGGAAGATCCATTGGGGGTCATCAAGCAGCAGGCACCCATTGCGATTCTGCTTTTGGTGATTCAAATCGGACTGATGTATTTCCTGGCGTTTTAG